Proteins from a genomic interval of Ferrovibrio terrae:
- a CDS encoding chorismate mutase has protein sequence MSDHIPSLADLRHDIDVLDDQILDLLRRRAETVQRITDAKSREPAAAGQPDGFLRIGREAQILRRLAGRARGGLPVAAVTRIWRELISALYRYQAPVKVAVHAPNKSAGRWDLARDFYGSTTPMQLCTTASAVFRALADPATLGIMALPEDGEKECWWPLLASRSADTPRIVARLPFAPNPSGRFAELGAYVLANAQPEESGDDMTLLVLQMSEASPSMARLSSLLAQVGLAGQAVAQYRRGEDGARVLLELPGFVAAEDSRLAALAAADPAQIFDAVVIGAYAVPLAAD, from the coding sequence ATGAGCGACCATATTCCGAGCCTGGCCGACCTGCGGCACGACATCGATGTGCTGGATGACCAGATCCTCGATCTGTTGCGTCGCCGCGCCGAAACCGTGCAGCGCATCACCGATGCCAAAAGTCGCGAGCCGGCCGCCGCCGGGCAGCCGGACGGCTTCCTGCGTATCGGTCGCGAGGCGCAGATTCTGCGTCGTCTGGCCGGCCGTGCGCGCGGCGGTCTGCCGGTGGCCGCAGTCACCCGCATCTGGCGCGAACTGATCTCGGCACTCTATCGCTACCAGGCTCCGGTCAAGGTGGCGGTGCATGCGCCCAACAAGTCGGCCGGGCGCTGGGATCTGGCGCGCGATTTCTACGGCTCCACCACGCCGATGCAGCTCTGCACCACGGCCAGCGCCGTGTTCCGCGCCCTGGCCGATCCGGCCACGCTCGGCATCATGGCGCTGCCCGAAGACGGCGAGAAGGAATGCTGGTGGCCGCTGCTGGCCAGTCGCTCCGCCGATACGCCGCGTATCGTGGCGCGTCTGCCGTTCGCGCCGAATCCGAGCGGACGCTTTGCCGAACTGGGCGCCTATGTGCTGGCCAACGCGCAGCCCGAGGAATCGGGCGACGACATGACCCTGCTGGTGCTGCAGATGAGCGAGGCTTCGCCCAGCATGGCGCGGCTGTCCAGCCTGCTGGCCCAGGTCGGGCTGGCGGGGCAGGCGGTGGCGCAGTATCGTCGCGGTGAAGATGGCGCCCGGGTGCTGCTCGAGCTGCCCGGTTTCGTCGCCGCCGAAGATTCGCGACTCGCCGCGCTGGCGGCGGCCGATCCGGCCCAGATTTTCGATGCCGTGGTGATCGGCGCCTATGCCGTGCCGCTGGCTGCCGATTAA
- the metX gene encoding homoserine O-acetyltransferase MetX, translated as MSAALPPLHSLDPIGPGHRVTLGETLPLKLDCGLDLGPYQIAYTTYGKLNADRSNAVLVCHALTGDQHVANVNPITGKPGWWTTMIGPGKVIDTDRFFVICSNVLGGCLGSSGPKDSDPSTGKPYGLRFPVITIRDMVNAQAMLLDHLGIQQLFCAIGGSMGGMQVLQWAASYPERVFAAIPIACAAKHSAQNIAFHEVGRQAIYADPQWHKGDYFEHNTIPRAGLAVARMAAHITYLSEAALHRKFGRNLQNRERITYGFETEFQVESYLLHQGSSFVERFDANSYLYITRAMDYFDLAGQAGGVLANVFQGTKTRFCVVSFTSDWLFPTTENKEIVRALNAAAANVSFVEIETDKGHDAFLLDEPVMFATLQGFIDGCAEQRGLNGRSEKGGRA; from the coding sequence ATGAGTGCCGCACTCCCCCCTTTACACAGCCTCGATCCCATCGGCCCCGGCCACCGCGTCACGCTCGGCGAGACGCTGCCGCTCAAGCTGGATTGCGGCCTCGATCTCGGCCCCTACCAGATCGCCTACACGACCTACGGCAAGCTGAATGCCGACAGGTCGAATGCGGTGCTGGTCTGCCATGCGCTGACCGGCGACCAGCATGTCGCCAACGTCAATCCGATCACCGGCAAGCCCGGCTGGTGGACCACCATGATCGGTCCCGGCAAGGTGATCGACACCGACCGGTTTTTCGTGATCTGCAGCAACGTGCTGGGCGGCTGTCTCGGCTCGTCTGGTCCAAAGGATAGCGACCCCTCCACCGGCAAGCCCTACGGCCTGCGCTTCCCCGTCATCACCATCCGCGACATGGTGAATGCCCAGGCCATGCTGCTAGATCACCTCGGCATCCAGCAGCTGTTCTGCGCCATCGGCGGCTCGATGGGCGGCATGCAGGTGCTGCAATGGGCGGCGAGCTATCCCGAACGCGTCTTCGCGGCGATTCCGATCGCCTGCGCCGCCAAGCATTCAGCACAGAATATCGCCTTCCATGAAGTGGGCCGCCAGGCGATCTACGCCGATCCGCAATGGCACAAGGGTGACTATTTCGAGCATAACACCATTCCGCGCGCCGGCCTGGCCGTCGCCCGCATGGCGGCGCATATCACCTATCTCTCGGAAGCCGCATTGCACCGCAAATTCGGCCGCAACCTGCAGAACCGCGAACGCATCACCTATGGCTTCGAGACCGAATTCCAGGTCGAAAGCTACCTGCTGCACCAGGGTTCCAGCTTCGTGGAGCGGTTCGACGCCAATTCCTATCTCTATATCACGCGCGCAATGGACTATTTCGATCTCGCCGGCCAGGCGGGTGGCGTGCTGGCCAATGTGTTCCAGGGCACGAAGACCAGGTTCTGCGTGGTGTCGTTCACCTCTGACTGGCTGTTCCCCACCACGGAGAACAAGGAAATCGTGCGCGCGCTGAATGCCGCCGCCGCCAATGTCAGCTTCGTGGAAATCGAGACCGACAAGGGCCACGATGCCTTCCTGCTGGATGAGCCGGTGATGTTCGCCACCCTGCAGGGCTTCATTGACGGCTGCGCTGAGCAGCGCGGCCTGAATGGCCGCTCTGAGAAAGGCGGCCGGGCATGA
- the metW gene encoding methionine biosynthesis protein MetW, with product MNQTRALVTTTHRDIRRDLLLIAEMVTPGSRLLDVGCGDGSLLEYLASEKQVDGRGIEIRQSGVNACVARGLSVIQGDADSDLPDYPDAAFDYVVLSLTLQATRNPRKVLHEMLRIGQRAIVSFPNFAYWRVRLQLLLDGRMPMTAALDDPWYETQNIHLCTIKDFDQLCARDGIVVEQRIAVDGQGKRLGGAPANWFGAQAVYLLHRR from the coding sequence ATGAACCAGACCCGCGCCCTCGTGACAACCACTCACCGTGACATCCGCCGCGACCTGCTGCTGATCGCCGAGATGGTGACGCCGGGCAGCCGCCTGCTCGATGTCGGCTGCGGCGACGGCTCGCTGCTGGAGTATCTGGCGAGCGAAAAGCAGGTCGACGGCCGCGGCATCGAAATCCGCCAGAGCGGCGTGAATGCCTGTGTCGCGCGCGGCCTGAGCGTCATTCAGGGCGATGCCGACAGCGACCTGCCGGACTATCCCGACGCCGCCTTCGATTATGTGGTGCTGAGCCTCACCCTGCAGGCCACCCGTAATCCACGAAAAGTCCTGCACGAGATGCTGCGCATCGGCCAGCGGGCCATCGTGTCCTTTCCCAATTTCGCCTACTGGCGCGTGCGGCTGCAATTGCTGCTGGACGGCAGAATGCCGATGACCGCAGCGCTGGACGATCCCTGGTACGAGACGCAGAACATCCATCTGTGCACGATCAAGGATTTCGACCAGCTCTGTGCCCGCGACGGCATCGTGGTGGAACAGCGCATCGCCGTGGACGGCCAGGGCAAGCGGCTGGGCGGCGCACCGGCCAACTGGTTCGGCGCGCAGGCTGTGTATTTACTGCACCGCCGTTAA
- a CDS encoding class I SAM-dependent methyltransferase → MLRPDIIDLREFYANPLGRAVRRLLRQRLRDFWPDVHGLTVLGLGYATPYLRIFEGEADRVLAAMPGPQGVVRWPRGLPGRVMLVDEDDLPLPDASVDRLLLMHALENSENTRLLLREVWRVLTPQGRLLAVVPNRRGLWAHIDATPFGQGHPYTPPQLTRLMRDSLFSPTQSQAALWLPPSDGAFVIKAVNAWEKAGELLWKRFSGVLLVEAEKQVYAGMPVKAMKTRRHFLLKPASQPALTNGAHRSEKTPAD, encoded by the coding sequence ATGCTGCGCCCGGACATCATTGATCTGCGCGAATTCTACGCCAACCCGCTGGGTCGGGCGGTACGCCGCCTGCTGCGCCAGCGGTTGCGCGATTTCTGGCCCGATGTTCATGGCCTGACGGTGCTGGGCCTTGGCTATGCCACGCCTTACCTGCGCATTTTCGAGGGCGAGGCCGACCGCGTGCTGGCGGCCATGCCGGGGCCGCAAGGGGTGGTGCGCTGGCCGCGCGGCCTGCCCGGCCGCGTCATGCTGGTGGACGAGGACGACCTGCCGCTGCCGGATGCGAGCGTGGATCGCCTGCTGCTGATGCATGCGCTGGAGAATTCGGAAAACACCCGTCTGCTGCTGCGCGAAGTCTGGCGTGTGCTGACGCCGCAGGGGCGGCTGCTCGCCGTGGTGCCCAATCGCCGCGGGCTCTGGGCGCATATCGACGCCACGCCGTTTGGCCAGGGCCATCCCTATACGCCGCCGCAACTGACCCGGCTGATGCGTGATTCCCTGTTCTCGCCCACGCAGTCGCAGGCCGCGCTGTGGCTGCCGCCTTCCGATGGCGCCTTCGTGATCAAGGCGGTGAATGCCTGGGAAAAGGCGGGCGAGCTGCTGTGGAAGCGCTTTTCCGGCGTGCTGCTGGTCGAGGCCGAGAAGCAGGTCTATGCCGGCATGCCGGTCAAGGCCATGAAGACCAGGCGCCACTTCCTGCTCAAGCCGGCCTCACAGCCGGCGCTGACGAATGGCGCGCACCGGAGCGAAAAGACGCCGGCAGATTAA
- the gloB gene encoding hydroxyacylglutathione hydrolase, which produces MPLEIVQIPVLNDNYVYLAREPQSGAVGVVDPAVHEPVLAELKRRDWVLTHILNTHHHPDHVGGNMALKQATGCKIIGPEADADRIPGLDIAVGDNEGINLGNETARVFDVPGHTKGHIAYWFADSQALFCGDTLFALGCGRLFEGTPAQMWSSLSKLRRLPDETRIYCAHEYTESNARFAVTVEPGNATLQQRYDRIRELRAAGQPTVPSTLGEEKATNPFLRPMSDNIRLQLNMAGADDVAVFAEVRKRKDTFRG; this is translated from the coding sequence ATGCCCCTCGAGATCGTCCAGATTCCGGTGCTGAATGACAACTACGTCTATCTTGCGCGCGAGCCGCAATCCGGCGCGGTCGGCGTGGTCGACCCGGCCGTGCACGAACCGGTGCTGGCCGAGCTGAAGCGCCGCGACTGGGTGCTGACGCATATCCTCAACACCCACCATCATCCCGATCATGTGGGCGGCAATATGGCGCTGAAGCAGGCCACCGGCTGCAAGATCATCGGCCCCGAAGCCGATGCCGACCGTATCCCGGGCCTGGACATCGCCGTGGGCGACAACGAGGGGATCAATCTGGGAAATGAGACCGCCCGGGTGTTCGATGTGCCAGGCCACACCAAAGGCCATATCGCTTACTGGTTCGCCGACAGCCAGGCGCTGTTCTGCGGGGATACGCTGTTCGCGCTGGGCTGCGGCCGGCTGTTCGAAGGCACGCCGGCGCAGATGTGGTCGAGTTTGAGCAAACTGCGCCGCCTGCCCGACGAAACACGCATCTATTGTGCACATGAATACACCGAATCGAATGCGCGCTTCGCCGTCACCGTCGAACCCGGCAACGCGACGCTGCAGCAGCGCTACGACCGCATCCGGGAACTGCGCGCTGCCGGACAGCCGACCGTGCCGTCGACGCTGGGCGAGGAGAAGGCGACCAATCCGTTCCTCAGGCCGATGAGCGACAATATCCGGCTGCAGCTGAACATGGCCGGCGCCGACGATGTCGCCGTCTTCGCCGAAGTCCGCAAACGGAAAGACACGTTCAGGGGCTAA